One window from the genome of Bacilli bacterium encodes:
- a CDS encoding glycine--tRNA ligase produces MPEHSFDKIVVHLQTSGYVFQGSEIYGGLSNTWDYGPLGVEIKNNIRRAWWKRFVQESKENVGLDAAILMNPKVWEATGHVATFSDPLIDCKSCHARHRADTLIETQFPDADVNGMSQAEMMEFIRHNNVVCPVCGKSNFTDIRQFNMMFKTHIGVTDDSKSEVYLRPETAQGIFVNFKNVMRAARKKLPFGICQTGKSFRNEITPGNFTFRTREFEQMEMEFFCRPGSDLEWFKYWKQHCIDFVGALGIKKENLRFRNHETEELAFYSKATTDIEYLFPFGWGEIWGIADRTDYDLKRHMQYSGENLEYLDPETNEKYVPYCIEPSVGLDRLILMALTDAYDEESLPNDDMRIVMHLHPALAPYKAAVLPLSKKLNEKAGEIYAHLQKHFMVTYDETGSIGKRYRREDAIGTPFCITVDFDTLEDNQVTIRNRDSMEQIRMSITELDTFLEEKTSF; encoded by the coding sequence ATGCCAGAACATTCATTTGATAAGATTGTGGTTCATTTGCAGACGAGCGGTTACGTTTTTCAAGGTTCGGAGATATACGGCGGGTTGTCGAATACTTGGGATTATGGTCCGCTTGGTGTTGAAATAAAAAATAATATTCGTCGCGCGTGGTGGAAGAGATTTGTTCAAGAAAGCAAAGAAAACGTCGGCCTTGATGCGGCGATTTTGATGAATCCAAAAGTTTGGGAAGCAACCGGTCATGTGGCGACTTTTTCCGACCCGTTAATCGATTGCAAGTCTTGCCACGCTCGTCACCGTGCCGATACGCTGATTGAGACTCAATTTCCTGACGCCGATGTCAACGGGATGAGTCAAGCGGAAATGATGGAGTTTATTCGGCATAACAACGTCGTTTGCCCGGTATGTGGCAAGAGCAATTTTACCGATATTAGGCAATTTAATATGATGTTTAAAACACATATTGGAGTTACGGATGATAGCAAGAGTGAAGTATATCTTCGTCCCGAGACCGCACAGGGTATTTTCGTTAATTTTAAAAATGTCATGCGCGCGGCCCGGAAGAAACTTCCCTTTGGTATTTGCCAGACCGGGAAATCATTTCGTAACGAGATTACTCCTGGGAATTTTACTTTTAGAACTCGCGAATTTGAGCAGATGGAGATGGAGTTTTTTTGTAGGCCGGGTTCCGATTTAGAGTGGTTTAAATATTGGAAGCAGCACTGTATTGATTTTGTTGGCGCGCTTGGAATCAAAAAAGAGAATCTTCGTTTTCGCAATCATGAGACCGAGGAATTGGCTTTTTATTCGAAGGCGACGACCGATATTGAATACTTGTTTCCATTTGGATGGGGCGAAATATGGGGAATCGCCGATCGAACCGACTATGATTTGAAACGTCATATGCAGTATAGCGGTGAAAATCTTGAGTACCTGGATCCGGAGACGAACGAAAAATATGTTCCGTACTGTATCGAACCTTCCGTGGGGCTTGATCGCCTAATTTTAATGGCTCTGACCGATGCATATGATGAAGAGAGTCTTCCTAATGACGACATGCGGATTGTAATGCATCTGCATCCGGCCTTGGCCCCATATAAGGCGGCGGTTTTACCATTATCAAAGAAGTTAAATGAGAAGGCCGGTGAAATCTACGCGCATCTACAAAAGCATTTTATGGTTACATATGATGAAACCGGCTCAATCGGCAAACGTTACCGGCGGGAAGATGCAATTGGAACTCCGTTTTGCATAACGGTGGATTTCGATACTTTGGAAGATAATCAAGTTACGATTCGGAATCGTGACTCAATGGAACAAATTAGAATGTCAATTACCGAATTAGACACATTTTTGGAAGAAAAAACCTCCTTTTAG
- the dnaG gene encoding DNA primase: MAFKSNLADEILHRADIVEVISNYIPVTKKGRNYVAICPFHDDKNPSLHISQDKQIYKCFACGAGGNAISFVQNYEKISFGDALKKVADLIGYDDERLKQYQHINKIDHALVPLYNCLEDLTKYYQYCLLTEEGKEAKDYLHNRGLAGEIEQTFRLGYALNNGEASIEFLQKRGHSIKTIEAIGIMGGELNQPFDRNRGRVMFPITDRDGKIVGFSGRILQKRKDVGKYVNSPETPVFKKSQILYNFDRAKTTARHDGYVYILEGFMDVFALYRAGINSAVALMGTALTKEHIAMLRSLNAELRICLDGDLAGQMGMLKIAKELSNSGLSYSFVDSGNELRDPDEILTQDGTEALLKYLDRRISHSVFAMQYYRLHGKAETTSDRRRLVVEMLPIIDTITNQEELMDGLLILKSLTNFPLESLKKSLDLYRKRSNKAIPSFREVHPERELIRHFSFAERDVIVYMLHDKRAAAYYEANINYLYDDIYRSIANFLIDYYDNHDALDVAELINTIASNDSAGVQDIIEEVSSLSLRNDLPVYSDQSMDELRFTIEAERSKEKKERDLLEQTKGKSDAEKAAIYAQYYRKNKDDNLPVLDKERKPN; the protein is encoded by the coding sequence ATGGCATTTAAATCAAACTTAGCAGATGAAATTCTTCATCGCGCCGATATTGTGGAAGTCATAAGCAACTATATTCCTGTGACCAAAAAGGGCCGGAATTATGTCGCCATATGTCCTTTTCATGATGATAAAAATCCATCCCTTCATATCTCTCAGGACAAGCAGATATACAAGTGCTTTGCCTGTGGCGCTGGCGGAAATGCAATTTCGTTTGTGCAGAACTACGAAAAAATATCTTTTGGCGATGCTTTGAAAAAGGTCGCCGATTTAATTGGTTACGATGATGAGCGTTTGAAGCAATATCAACATATTAACAAGATTGATCATGCGCTTGTACCGCTATATAACTGCCTTGAGGACTTGACAAAGTATTACCAATACTGCCTTTTGACAGAAGAGGGAAAAGAGGCAAAGGATTACCTTCATAATCGGGGCTTGGCTGGTGAGATTGAGCAGACATTCCGTCTCGGATATGCCCTTAATAATGGTGAGGCTTCTATTGAGTTTCTACAAAAGCGCGGTCATTCAATAAAAACTATTGAAGCGATTGGTATTATGGGGGGCGAACTCAATCAGCCCTTCGATCGCAATCGGGGGAGAGTAATGTTTCCGATTACCGATCGAGACGGTAAAATCGTCGGCTTTAGTGGCCGAATTTTGCAAAAGCGGAAAGATGTCGGCAAATATGTTAATTCACCGGAGACCCCGGTTTTTAAAAAAAGCCAGATTCTCTACAATTTTGATCGGGCGAAAACGACGGCTCGCCATGACGGCTATGTGTACATTCTGGAAGGGTTCATGGATGTTTTCGCACTATATCGGGCAGGAATAAATAGTGCTGTCGCTTTAATGGGAACAGCATTAACTAAAGAACACATCGCCATGTTGCGTTCGTTAAATGCCGAATTAAGAATTTGCCTTGATGGTGACTTAGCCGGTCAAATGGGAATGCTTAAAATAGCCAAGGAACTGAGCAACAGCGGATTAAGTTATTCATTTGTAGATAGTGGCAACGAACTGCGAGATCCAGATGAGATTTTAACGCAAGATGGCACGGAAGCGTTGCTAAAATATTTAGACAGACGCATTTCTCATTCGGTCTTTGCAATGCAGTATTATCGGCTTCATGGTAAAGCGGAAACGACCAGCGACCGTCGGCGCTTGGTAGTCGAGATGTTGCCTATTATCGATACCATCACTAATCAAGAAGAACTGATGGATGGCCTGCTGATACTGAAATCACTGACTAATTTTCCTTTGGAGTCGCTTAAAAAGAGTTTGGATTTATATCGGAAGCGCTCTAATAAAGCGATACCATCGTTTCGAGAAGTTCACCCGGAAAGGGAATTGATTCGTCATTTTTCTTTTGCTGAACGAGATGTGATCGTCTATATGTTGCACGACAAGCGGGCAGCCGCGTATTACGAAGCAAACATTAATTATCTATATGATGATATATATCGTTCAATTGCCAATTTCCTAATTGATTATTACGATAACCATGATGCTCTTGATGTGGCGGAGTTAATTAATACCATTGCAAGCAACGATTCGGCAGGCGTGCAAGATATTATAGAGGAGGTGTCATCCTTATCACTAAGAAATGACCTACCGGTCTATTCCGATCAATCGATGGATGAATTACGGTTTACAATTGAAGCTGAACGTAGTAAAGAGAAGAAGGAACGTGACTTATTAGAACAGACAAAGGGTAAATCGGATGCTGAAAAAGCAGCAATTTATGCTCAGTATTACCGTAAAAATAAAGATGATAATTTACCGGTTTTGGATAAAGAAAGGAAACCCAATTAA
- the rpoD gene encoding RNA polymerase sigma factor RpoD, whose product MKKKKIVEDDLSLISDDDEAVESLDTIKKKLEKKGKTAGYLDQDDIFEAIQHLDLSDEDMDALLDYFKQKGINIIGDEDGEDLDSIDIDVKNLDEKKLNQDIVEDEDVMFDDSFDDSNEEEETDDLDVDRFNRLANGDVKVNDSVKMYLHEIGHHELLKPDEEVELAKRIEAGDEDAKDRLINCNLRLVVNIAKHYLGRGMQFLDLIQEGNLGLMKAVEKFDYKKGFKFSTYATWWIRQAITRAIADQARTIRIPVHMVETINKITRVQRQLVQELGRDPTAEEISDKLDGAMPPERIREIQRIALEPVSLETPIGEEEDSHIGDFIEDKDTLSPTDYTSNILLVEEIYEVMHDCLTDREDRVIRLRYGLDDNRPRTLEEVGKEFGVTRERIRQIEAKAIRKMRAPSRMKRLQDYRNFKE is encoded by the coding sequence ATGAAAAAAAAGAAAATAGTGGAAGATGATTTAAGTCTAATTTCCGATGATGATGAGGCCGTTGAAAGTCTCGATACAATCAAAAAAAAGCTTGAAAAAAAAGGAAAAACCGCCGGCTATTTGGATCAAGACGATATTTTTGAAGCTATCCAACATCTGGACCTATCAGATGAAGATATGGATGCGCTTTTGGATTACTTTAAACAAAAAGGTATTAATATTATCGGCGACGAAGACGGGGAGGACTTAGACAGCATCGATATTGATGTCAAAAACTTGGATGAAAAAAAATTAAATCAAGATATTGTCGAAGATGAAGATGTGATGTTTGATGATAGCTTTGATGATAGCAACGAAGAAGAAGAGACGGATGATTTGGATGTCGATCGGTTCAATCGTTTAGCAAATGGTGATGTCAAAGTCAATGACTCGGTTAAGATGTATCTGCATGAAATCGGGCACCACGAATTACTAAAACCGGACGAGGAAGTAGAATTGGCCAAGCGGATTGAAGCGGGTGATGAAGATGCTAAAGATCGTTTGATAAACTGCAACTTACGTTTGGTAGTTAATATCGCTAAACATTATTTAGGACGGGGAATGCAATTTTTAGATTTAATTCAAGAGGGCAACCTTGGCTTGATGAAAGCGGTAGAAAAATTCGACTATAAAAAAGGATTTAAATTTTCTACCTATGCCACATGGTGGATTCGCCAGGCTATTACGCGCGCGATTGCTGATCAGGCGCGGACGATTCGTATCCCTGTGCATATGGTTGAGACAATTAATAAAATTACCCGGGTTCAACGTCAACTGGTCCAAGAATTGGGACGGGATCCAACTGCGGAAGAAATCAGTGACAAACTTGACGGCGCGATGCCGCCGGAGAGAATTCGTGAAATTCAGCGGATTGCCCTTGAACCGGTTTCTTTAGAGACGCCAATCGGTGAAGAAGAAGATAGCCACATTGGCGATTTTATTGAAGATAAAGACACCTTATCACCAACCGATTACACGAGTAACATTCTTTTGGTTGAAGAGATATATGAAGTCATGCACGATTGCCTAACCGACCGTGAGGACCGAGTTATTCGCCTTCGTTATGGACTGGATGATAATCGGCCCCGGACCTTAGAAGAAGTAGGAAAAGAATTCGGAGTTACCAGAGAGCGTATTCGGCAAATTGAGGCTAAGGCTATCCGTAAAATGCGGGCGCCAAGTCGGATGAAACGTTTGCAAGATTATAGGAATTTTAAAGAATGA
- a CDS encoding class I SAM-dependent methyltransferase yields the protein MSMQLPSRLMAIASHINEKDHVADIGSDHGLLPLFLVKESHLTRVYASDNKEGPFKILHKAVTEANLADQIQVDLADGLKKLPEDIDTVVISGMGGDVICDIINDSIDKLDQIKKIILVPHTKADEVRSLMAFYGFSFEDEVVVEEDNHFYEIIVMVPKRHIYCGLELVFGPINLNQKSDSFIRMWRDRYERNEKILSGNIDDHRRDQILAEQEKIETLWSKQKF from the coding sequence ATGAGCATGCAATTACCTTCCCGATTAATGGCGATTGCTAGTCATATAAATGAGAAGGACCATGTGGCCGATATCGGTTCGGATCACGGCCTTTTGCCGCTGTTTTTAGTGAAAGAAAGCCATTTGACCCGCGTCTATGCTTCCGACAATAAAGAGGGGCCCTTTAAAATTTTGCATAAAGCGGTGACAGAAGCAAATTTGGCAGATCAAATCCAAGTTGATTTGGCCGACGGACTGAAGAAATTACCGGAAGATATCGATACGGTCGTGATATCAGGCATGGGCGGGGATGTTATATGCGATATAATAAACGACTCAATTGATAAACTTGATCAAATAAAAAAAATTATTCTAGTACCGCACACCAAGGCAGACGAAGTGCGCTCGCTGATGGCTTTTTATGGTTTTAGTTTTGAAGATGAAGTTGTTGTTGAAGAAGATAATCACTTCTACGAAATAATAGTTATGGTTCCCAAACGCCACATTTACTGCGGACTGGAGTTAGTTTTCGGACCGATCAATCTGAATCAAAAAAGCGATTCCTTCATAAGAATGTGGCGCGATCGTTACGAACGAAATGAGAAGATTTTATCGGGAAATATTGATGACCATCGCCGTGATCAAATTTTGGCGGAACAGGAGAAGATTGAGACTTTATGGTCAAAACAAAAGTTTTAA
- a CDS encoding Nif3-like dinuclear metal center hexameric protein, giving the protein MVKTKVLIQKLAGRFPKALAYKNHDRRIGLQTGKLKEWTSRIVLALDLDETIADRVLEISPDLVLTHHPFIFGPRMAVLKSDSLKMELVRRLDDALIPVYSMHTNFDEGKDGMNDALATALGLENIHPLATEKMARGGILSQPMEVDDFVKYALMRLDVPYGSIINAGKKAITSVAIIGGGGSRSWQKAAAEGFDIFISGDAPHHVRRDIVRYQFNYLDVPHEVERIFLKQMKKILLEIDPTLEVLILDQEKAPPVIQLP; this is encoded by the coding sequence ATGGTCAAAACAAAAGTTTTAATTCAAAAATTGGCCGGTCGCTTTCCCAAAGCGCTCGCGTATAAGAACCACGACCGTAGGATTGGCTTACAAACAGGAAAGTTAAAGGAGTGGACATCGCGTATCGTGCTCGCCCTTGATTTAGATGAGACCATTGCCGACCGCGTGCTAGAAATTAGTCCCGATTTGGTTTTGACTCACCACCCGTTTATTTTTGGTCCGCGGATGGCAGTGCTGAAAAGTGATTCTTTAAAAATGGAACTGGTTAGGCGACTAGATGATGCCTTGATACCCGTCTATAGTATGCATACAAATTTTGACGAGGGAAAAGATGGCATGAATGATGCTTTAGCCACAGCCTTAGGTTTAGAAAATATTCATCCATTAGCCACAGAAAAAATGGCGCGAGGAGGAATTCTGTCTCAGCCGATGGAAGTGGATGATTTTGTAAAATATGCTCTTATGCGCCTTGACGTTCCCTATGGCAGCATTATAAATGCCGGGAAAAAAGCCATTACCAGCGTGGCGATTATCGGTGGTGGCGGTTCGCGGAGTTGGCAAAAAGCCGCCGCGGAAGGTTTTGATATTTTTATCAGCGGTGATGCTCCGCATCATGTTCGAAGAGATATCGTCCGCTACCAATTTAATTATTTGGACGTTCCCCACGAAGTGGAAAGGATTTTTCTTAAACAAATGAAAAAAATACTGCTGGAAATTGATCCAACCCTAGAAGTTCTTATTCTTGATCAAGAGAAGGCACCTCCGGTTATTCAATTGCCTTAA
- the ispH gene encoding 4-hydroxy-3-methylbut-2-enyl diphosphate reductase, whose translation MKVFVCQPHGYCEGVIKAINLALKTRENYPLRPIYIIGMLVHNEHVNNILFEHKITTLDYPFAELKEAMGELPPESIVVFTAHGHPASLESHARKLNLTIVDATCTYVSDNLHLIKEAAHNGQKVIYIGKENHPETLSALSVSDNVVLYREDDLNLYRAFNDDLVPPLVINQTTLAYDSLLPIHYRIRNVIPKAIFAEEICPATRLRQNAVKNIPQEVGAILVVGSKRSANTNHLVAIAKASHPKADVNLIGSIDELDLDKIRRFALVAVSAGASTPLEITEKVISALKAIE comes from the coding sequence ATGAAAGTTTTTGTTTGTCAACCGCACGGATATTGCGAGGGTGTAATAAAGGCCATTAATCTGGCTTTAAAAACCCGGGAAAATTATCCTTTAAGACCGATATACATAATCGGCATGCTCGTCCATAACGAGCACGTCAATAATATACTTTTTGAACATAAAATTACGACTCTCGATTATCCATTTGCCGAACTGAAAGAGGCGATGGGCGAATTACCGCCCGAAAGCATCGTTGTTTTCACCGCCCATGGGCATCCCGCGAGCCTTGAGTCGCACGCGCGGAAATTAAATTTGACAATCGTGGACGCAACCTGCACTTATGTCAGTGATAATCTGCATTTGATAAAGGAAGCCGCGCATAATGGTCAAAAGGTGATATACATCGGAAAAGAGAACCATCCTGAGACCCTTTCGGCCCTATCCGTCAGCGATAACGTCGTCCTTTATCGAGAAGACGATTTAAATCTTTATCGCGCTTTCAACGACGATCTAGTTCCCCCGTTAGTCATAAATCAAACAACTTTAGCCTATGATTCCCTGTTGCCCATTCACTATCGAATTCGCAATGTGATTCCCAAGGCAATTTTTGCGGAAGAAATATGTCCCGCGACTCGACTTAGACAAAACGCCGTCAAGAATATTCCTCAAGAAGTCGGCGCCATTTTGGTCGTCGGATCAAAACGTTCGGCCAACACCAATCATCTAGTTGCCATCGCAAAGGCATCTCATCCAAAGGCCGATGTCAATCTGATTGGCTCAATTGATGAACTTGATCTTGATAAGATCAGGCGTTTTGCGCTGGTCGCCGTATCCGCCGGGGCTTCGACTCCCCTTGAAATAACCGAAAAAGTAATATCCGCACTTAAGGCAATTGAATAA
- a CDS encoding DEAD/DEAH box helicase: protein MAKFSQYAIKSSLLSALQNHGYDNLTPVQTEVIPDAMRGKSLVVQAPTGSGKTHSFLVPIINNIKVDDHEIQTIILSPTRELAKQIYDFAMQLAGGLSGINVALIAGGNDKSRDEEKLFSHPHIVIGTPGRLYDLGVENSVTSMAHVRTIVLDEADMLLDSGFFNLIDGLLGQISSQVMVFSATMTPALANLINHYLKGARVIQLSPKEPTSSRVSHFAIDTRHQPIEEVIKNFVIFYHPYFLLVFARTNEDARHYAQYLNQQGMNVGELHGGLSPRERKIMMKRIRNKEFSVVVASDVAARGIDLPDVSDILNVGFPSDMAYYFHRAGRTARYDRVGNSFLLYDNDQLTDLNELIKRNVGFQYLVYRDREFVLSNQKARKTIIKKENPDLTAKIKKAVAMNRSKKVKPGYKKKVKQAVDKVKRKHRQEVIRKDIRRQVEERKRQKTSDK from the coding sequence ATGGCCAAATTTAGTCAATATGCAATCAAGAGTAGTTTATTAAGCGCTTTACAAAATCACGGATACGATAATTTAACTCCGGTTCAAACGGAGGTGATTCCCGATGCTATGCGCGGGAAATCTTTAGTTGTTCAGGCTCCGACCGGTTCAGGGAAAACGCATTCTTTTCTGGTGCCGATTATTAATAATATCAAGGTTGATGACCACGAGATTCAGACGATCATTTTATCGCCTACCCGTGAATTGGCTAAACAGATATATGATTTTGCCATGCAGTTGGCCGGCGGTCTTTCCGGAATAAACGTCGCCTTAATCGCCGGGGGAAATGACAAAAGTCGCGACGAAGAAAAACTCTTTTCGCATCCGCATATAGTAATCGGCACTCCGGGTCGATTGTATGATTTAGGGGTGGAAAACTCGGTTACTTCAATGGCGCATGTTAGGACGATTGTACTCGATGAGGCCGATATGCTTCTCGACAGCGGTTTCTTTAATCTTATTGATGGCCTTTTAGGCCAAATTAGCAGCCAAGTTATGGTTTTCTCGGCGACGATGACTCCGGCCTTGGCCAATCTAATCAACCACTATCTTAAGGGAGCACGGGTCATACAGCTTTCACCCAAGGAGCCGACTTCATCCCGCGTTTCACATTTTGCCATCGATACCCGTCATCAGCCTATTGAGGAAGTAATTAAAAACTTTGTTATTTTCTATCACCCGTATTTTCTTTTGGTCTTTGCCCGAACTAATGAAGATGCCCGGCATTACGCCCAATATCTTAATCAGCAAGGAATGAATGTCGGCGAGCTTCATGGCGGTTTGAGTCCGCGCGAACGCAAGATAATGATGAAACGAATCCGGAACAAGGAATTCAGTGTAGTCGTGGCCAGCGACGTGGCAGCGCGTGGAATTGATTTGCCGGATGTAAGTGACATTTTAAATGTCGGCTTTCCTTCGGATATGGCATACTATTTCCATCGGGCCGGGCGAACCGCCCGTTATGATCGGGTGGGCAATTCATTTTTACTTTATGACAATGATCAATTGACTGATTTAAATGAATTAATAAAAAGAAATGTCGGCTTTCAGTACTTGGTTTATCGGGACAGAGAATTTGTCCTTTCAAATCAGAAAGCTCGTAAAACAATAATTAAAAAGGAAAATCCGGATTTGACGGCAAAAATAAAAAAAGCCGTAGCGATGAACCGCAGCAAAAAGGTTAAGCCCGGTTATAAGAAAAAAGTTAAACAGGCAGTCGATAAGGTTAAGCGCAAGCACCGGCAGGAAGTAATTAGAAAAGATATCCGGCGCCAAGTCGAAGAACGCAAACGGCAAAAAACATCGGATAAGTAA
- the ispG gene encoding flavodoxin-dependent (E)-4-hydroxy-3-methylbut-2-enyl-diphosphate synthase has translation MISRINTRPVHVGNVQIGGQDKVVIQSMCNIKTSRITEVANQINDATALGAEIMRLAVLDTEDAKAIGEIKKLISIPLVADIHFDYRLALAAMDAGVDAIRLNPGNIGSIDRIKEVVDRAKALGIPIRIGVNSGSIDRSIYNYDQELTAQHLVNSAMKHVKILEDLGFFDIVISLKGTDVKETIAAYKLAAETFPYPLHLGITEAGTKETGIIRSAAGLSPLLLSGIGDTIRISLSASPLDEIITAKRLLHDLGLYPNYPTLISCPTCGRTQVDVIALANKVLAYIEQVNKPITVAVMGCVVNGPGEASNADIGLAGGRGQYAIFKKGKVIASIPENEAFIRLKKEIDNL, from the coding sequence ATGATTTCAAGAATTAATACCCGCCCGGTTCACGTCGGAAACGTCCAAATCGGCGGGCAAGATAAAGTCGTTATCCAAAGTATGTGCAATATCAAAACAAGTCGGATCACGGAAGTCGCAAACCAAATTAACGATGCGACCGCTTTAGGAGCGGAGATCATGCGGTTAGCGGTCCTCGACACGGAAGATGCTAAAGCTATTGGCGAAATTAAAAAACTTATTTCCATTCCCCTGGTGGCCGATATTCATTTTGATTATCGCCTGGCGCTGGCGGCGATGGATGCCGGTGTGGATGCAATCAGATTAAATCCCGGCAATATCGGATCAATTGACAGAATAAAGGAAGTCGTTGATCGGGCAAAAGCATTGGGTATCCCCATTCGTATTGGCGTAAATTCCGGTTCGATCGATCGCAGTATTTATAATTACGATCAGGAATTAACTGCTCAGCATCTGGTTAATAGCGCTATGAAACATGTCAAAATTCTCGAGGATTTAGGTTTTTTTGATATTGTTATTTCCTTGAAAGGAACCGATGTTAAAGAAACTATCGCCGCTTATAAATTGGCCGCGGAAACATTCCCTTATCCACTTCATCTTGGAATTACCGAGGCAGGAACCAAGGAGACTGGTATTATTCGCTCCGCTGCCGGATTATCCCCGCTGCTTTTATCGGGAATCGGCGATACTATTCGTATCTCGCTAAGCGCTAGCCCGTTAGATGAAATCATAACTGCAAAGCGGCTTTTGCATGACTTGGGCCTTTACCCCAATTATCCGACTCTGATCAGTTGCCCGACATGCGGACGTACCCAAGTTGATGTCATTGCCCTTGCCAATAAGGTATTAGCCTATATTGAGCAAGTTAATAAGCCAATTACGGTTGCGGTCATGGGTTGCGTTGTTAATGGTCCCGGGGAAGCGAGCAACGCCGACATCGGGTTAGCCGGAGGTCGCGGTCAGTATGCCATATTTAAAAAAGGAAAAGTGATCGCCTCCATTCCGGAAAATGAGGCTTTTATTAGACTAAAAAAGGAAATCGACAATCTCTGA
- the rpmG gene encoding 50S ribosomal protein L33, producing the protein MRENIILKCTDCGEENYITTKNKKLHPDRMEVKKYCPRCNKVTIHKEKK; encoded by the coding sequence ATGCGTGAAAACATTATTTTGAAATGTACTGATTGCGGCGAGGAAAACTATATTACGACTAAGAATAAAAAGCTTCATCCAGATCGGATGGAAGTTAAAAAATATTGCCCGCGTTGCAACAAAGTCACCATTCATAAGGAAAAGAAATAA
- a CDS encoding MBL fold metallo-hydrolase: MIKVIPLIYPEKNFSSNTYIVSDENNASVVIDPGQTGLGLVEYISANKINLKAILLTHGHYDHIRGVKVIVDNFHVPVFINARDAMLCENERFNSGIDYLQGLKDYIVYIEDRMTLNLLATPINVLHTPFHTPGSVIYYFSQENAAFTGDTIFKRSIGRTDLFGGSPKDIANSLNYIRKEIPLTTILYPGHDKKTTMEDEVKFNRFFLYY, encoded by the coding sequence ATGATTAAAGTTATACCGCTTATCTATCCGGAGAAAAATTTTAGTTCCAACACTTACATTGTCAGCGACGAAAATAACGCCTCCGTCGTCATTGACCCCGGACAAACGGGTCTTGGATTGGTGGAGTATATTTCCGCCAATAAAATAAATTTAAAGGCTATTCTATTGACGCACGGTCACTACGATCATATACGGGGAGTTAAGGTCATTGTTGATAATTTTCACGTCCCGGTTTTCATCAACGCCCGCGACGCGATGCTTTGCGAAAACGAACGTTTTAATTCCGGAATTGATTATCTGCAGGGATTAAAGGACTACATTGTGTATATCGAGGACAGGATGACATTAAATCTGCTTGCCACTCCGATTAATGTTTTACATACTCCCTTTCATACGCCCGGAAGTGTCATTTACTATTTTTCTCAGGAGAATGCCGCCTTTACCGGCGATACGATATTTAAACGTTCCATCGGGCGGACCGATTTATTTGGTGGCTCACCGAAGGATATAGCCAACAGTCTAAACTATATTCGCAAGGAGATTCCGCTGACGACAATTCTTTATCCGGGACACGATAAAAAGACGACAATGGAAGACGAAGTAAAGTTTAATCGCTTCTTTTTATATTATTAG